In the genome of Hyalangium minutum, the window CTGCGCTGAGCCCCGGCCAACTTGACGCAGCGCAGCAATCCCTTCCTCGATCCGCCGGAATGCCTCCAGCCGCTCCGCAGTGGGCGAGGCCTGCATGGGGGCGGAAGGCGAGACAGCAGGCTCGACGACCTTCGACTGGGCGCGGGCGCGGCGCTCCAGGAAGGACAGGAGCCGCTGCCGGTGGGTGTCATGGTAGCGGCGAGGCTCGAAGGGCGTGGACTGCGACTCGATGAGGCGCAGCACCATCTCCACCTCCTGCTCGGAGGGGCGAGGCCCCATCACGTCCAGCTCCGGCAACGTGTCCTGGGCGATCTGATCTTCTGCGTAGTACAGCGAGGAGAGGCCAAGCCCCCGGCCAAAGGGCCTCACCACACACAGGTGTCCTCGGTGGCGCATGACCAGGCGCCCGAGGCCCACGCGGCCGGAGCGCCGCAGGGCTTCGACGAGCAGCGAGTATTGGCGCTCGGCCTCCACCTCTGGAACCAGGTGGTAGCTGGCCTCGAAGAAGCCGGGGTCGATCTCCTCCAGCTTCACGAAGTCCTCCAGCTCGATGGAGCGGCTGGACTTCGGATCGAACGCCTCCAACTCGCCAGAGGTGACTTCGACATAGTGGCCAGGCCGCAGCTCGTATCCCTTCACCACACGCTCGAAGGGCACCTCCTGGCCATCCGCCGAGCACACGCGCTTCTGGCGGATGCGCGCGCCATCCGCGTCGTGCAGTTGGTGGAACTTCACCGTGCGGGGCTCTACCGCAGCGTAGAGCCGTACTGGCACATGAACCAACCCGAAGCTCAGCGAGCCGACCCAGCAAGGACGTGACATCTGGGGCCTCCCGGCGTCCGTGCGCGGACCACCGGACTTAAAAGTCCGTCCCAGGGCCGGGAGCGACAAGGGCCGCCAGGCTCCCTGGCGGAGCGCCAGCCGGGGGGGCGTGCGAGGCCGAGCGTTGCATAACCGCCACCTGCCCCCGTCCCCCGGAAGAAGCGGCGTCGTGATGCTTGCCGCGCCTCAGGGCGCTGACTACGAGTCCGGCGCACCCTTACGCAGCGTCAGGAAAGGAAGAGACGTGGCTATGCAGCGCACCCTGTCGGTAGTCCTGGGCCTCACCCTCGCGATGAGCCTCAGCACCGGCTGCGCCAAGCAGCGCATCCGGGCAGAGAAGGCCGTGGCGGACATCCTGATCTCGGACGAGCAGGAGGAGCAGATCGGCCTGCAGGTGAAGCAAGAGCTCGAGCAGAAGGAGAAGATCCAGTACGTCCAGGATCCGGCCATCGTGGAGTACGTGAACCGGATCGCCACGCCCATCCTCCAGCAAGCCAACTCGGACCGGAAGGGCGTGAAGTGGAAGGTGAACGTCATCAACGACCCGAAGACGGTGAACGCCTTCGCCACGCCGGGCGGCTACCTCTATGTGTACACGGGCCTGCTGCTGGCGGCGGACAACGAGGCCGAGGTGGCGGGAGTGCTGGCGCACGAGGCGGGCCACGTGGTGGGCCGGCACTCGGCGCGCGCCATGGTGAACGCGTACGGCCTGCAGGCGATTACGCAGCTGGCGCTGGGCAAGAACCCGGGCATGGCGTCGCAGATCGCCGCGGCGCTGGTGGGCCAAGGCGCGATGCTGGCTCACGGCCGCAGCGAGGAGACGGAGGCGGACGAGTACGGCGCCAAGTACGCGGCGGGAGCGAACTACGATCCGCGCGGCCTGATCACCTTCTTCCAGAAGCTGCAGAAGCTGCAGGGTAACACGCCGGGAGTGCTCAAGTGGCTGAGCACGCACCCGACCAACGCCGACCGCATCAGCCACCTGGAGCAGGTCATCGCCCAGAAGGGGTACCGGGGCAGCGAGGTGGGCGCGGACCGGCTGGCGCCCATCAAGGCGAAGCTGGGCGGCAAGTAGAGAGGGGGCCGACTAGTCCTCGAAGGGCTCGAAGTCGGCCTTCGTGGCGCCGCAGTCCGGGCAGAACCAGGTGTCCGGAATGTCCTCGAACGCAGTCCCGGGAGGGATGCCCCCCTCTGGGTCTCCCTCGGCGGGATCGTAGATGTGATTGCACGCCAGGCACCGGTACTTTCGTTTCATTCGGACGCTCCCTTCGGAGCGTCCATCTTAGCCGGTCGCCCGGGCCGTGGGCGCTTCAGTGAACCGTGGGAGGCAGCTCGGTGTTGGAGGGCTCGGGGGACTGGCCCCGGGCCACGCGCTTCTTCCACCGCCAGAAGGCGTACCGCGTCTTGCGCGCGCTGCTGGCGCTCTTGGCCGCGCCCGGCGTCTTGAGCGGAGGCTCCAGCGGAGGCGCCTCGCCGGGCGCCCTCGCGCCCTTGGCCTTGGCTCGCGCATCCTTGGAGGCGTGCTCGAGGATGGCGTTCAGCTCGCCGCCGAGGATGAAGATGAGGCCGGTGATGTAGAGCCACGTGAGCAGCACCACCACGCCGCCGATGGAGCCATACGTCACGTTGTACTTGCCGAAGTGCTCCACGTACTGGGTGAAGCCCCAGGTGCTCACCAGCCACAGCCCGGTGCCGATGACGGAGCCCGGTGTGATGTACTTGAACCGCTGCTTCACGTCCGGCAGCACGTAGTAGCAGAGCGCCAGCATCAGCATCACCAGCGCAGCGGTGAAGGGCCAGCGCAGCCAGGACCAGACGACGTGGAACATGTCCACGAGCTGCAGACGCTGCGCGAGCCACTCCCCCAGCTTGCCGCCCAGGAGGAACAGGGCGAAGGAGATGGGGATGAGCAGCGTGCCCACCAGCGTCATGAGCATCGCCACCCCCTGCGTCTTCCAGAAGGGCCGGGACTCGGGCACGTCGTAGGCGAGGTTGAGCGCCTTGCGCAGCGCATCCACCCCACGCGAGGCCGACCACAGCGCCACCCCGAGACCCAGCGTGAGCAGCTTGGGGCGGGGTTGGTTCACCAGCGAGTCCAGGTGCTCCCTCACCAGCGACAGGGCATCGCCCGGCACCAGCGGGGCCACACGCGCGATCACGGCCTCCACCGCGCCCTGCGCGAAGGGCATGTACGCCGCCAACGTGACGACGAAGAAGAGCAGCGGGAAGAGCGAGAAGAGGAAGTAGTACGAGAGCTGCGCAGCGCAATCCGTGACGGTGTCCTCTTGGAACTCCTTCACCATGCGCCGGCCGAACTCGCGCCATGTCAGATATTTGAGCCGGAACAGCCGCATCCATCCCCCTTGGAAGAGAAAGGTGGGCAGCCAGGCAGTGGGTGGCAGCAGGCGGGCAGGCGAGCGCGCCCCCCGGTTCGTCTCCTAGACGACTTCTGGCGGCAGGTACTTGCCGATCAGGGGACGCAGGCGGGTGCGCACCTCGTTGGAGATGCGGCTGCGATCGGACCAGATCCCAAGCGCCAAGACGGAGTCGCAGTGGCACTGGACGGGCGCCGAGGCGATCCGTGAGAGGGAGCGGCGCAGGAGGCCCAGTGCGTTGGCGATGGCGACGCGGCGGTTCTGGAAGTGGGCGGTGTTCTGGGCCTCGGGCGCGGTGCTGAGCGGAGGCTGCCAGGAGTCATAATCGGTGGGCACGGCCACCAGCGCGTAGTGCAGCTCCGCCTCGCGGGCCAGCCGGGCCTCTGGCATCACCGTCATGCCGATCAGATCTCCGCCCCAGGTGCGGTACATGCGGCTCTCGGCGCGGGTGCTGAGCGAGGGGCCTTCGATACATATATAGGTGGCCTGCGAGTGCACCTTCCCCGTGCTGCTTTCCTGGGCCACTTCGGAGAGCACGTGCCGCAGCGTCTCGCAGAAGGGCTCGGTCATCTCCACGTGCACCACCAGGTCGTCATAGAAGGTGCAGGGCCGCCGGTAGGTGCGGTCGATGACCTGATCCGGAATGACGAGGTGGTGCGGGTGGATGTGCTCGCGGAGGCTGCCCACCATGCCGCAGGCGAGGACGTGGGAGACGCCCAGCACCTTGAGGGCAAAGAGGTTGGCGCGGTAGGGCACGCGCGTGGGGCCGAGCATGTGCCCGGCACCGTGGCGATCCAGCAGGGCCACGGGGACGCCGTCGAGCTCCATGGTGAAGATGGGGCCCGAGGGCGGGCCGAAGGGCGTCTCGATCACGTGGGGCTCGGCCTGGCCCGCCACGCCCAGCGCTTCCAAGAGCCCGGAGCCTCCAATGATGCCGACTCGGCTGCCTGCCATGTGCGTCCTCCTCGGCGCGGGTGAGACGGGACGATAGCCCGGCCCTGGAGCAAGGGGTGGCAAAGACTGCTAACTTCTCGCGCGTCATGCGTGCACCCTTGCTGCTGATCTTCACCCTGCTGGCTGGCCCCGCTCTCGCACAGGAGGCCGAGGCGCCGCCTCTCGGCTGCAAAGAAGACAACTCCGAGTGCAAGGAAGGCTGCACCATCGAGTACGGGAGCAGCACGCGCACCTACTCCCAACTGGGGACGTGTCTGCAGAAGTGCAAGCAGACGTACGACAAGTGCACGGCGCGCCACCTGGCGCTCCAGCAGCAGAAGAAGGACGGCATTGAGCCCCACCACGGTGGGCCCGAGATACCTCCGGAGCCCGGGGAGCCCAAGGGCTCGGCAGTGTCCAAGCCTGCGGCCAGGGACGAGTTCGGAGATTCCAGCGCGCCCAGCGAGCCCACGGGGCGCAAGGGGGTGTACCGGGCCTCCGAGTCGAAGAAGGTGGCGGAGCCGGAGGCAGAGCCCAAGCCGGGACCCAAGGCCGCGGAGAAGCCGGTGCCGCAGGAGGATCCCGCGGACGAGCTCGCCCGAGCCATGGATCCGGAGCCTGACACGAAGCCGGAGCCTGCGAAGAAGGGTGAGAAGACGGCGGGGAAGCCCGAGCCCACCGCGAAGCCCGGGTCCGAGAAGCCAGCGCCCGTGGACTCGGCCGCGACGGCAGCGAAGCCGGTGATTGACAAGGACGTCCCGGTACCGGCTGACTCGAAGGACGAACCTGCTCCGCAGCCCGAGCCGAAGCCTGCACCCAAGGCGCAGCCCAAGCCGGCCCCTGCTTCCACGAAGCCTCCGCCGCCCAAGCGGGACATCGACGACTGGGATCCGAACGGGAAGTAGCTCTCTGGGGTGACTCAGCGTCTGGAGTTCCGCCGGAGCCCGGCCAGTTGCTGCCGCGTCTCGGGAACGAAGTCGGTGATCACCCCGAGGCGCAGCTGGTGAGTTCGAGCGAGGCGAAGCGCCTGGCGTAGCGAGTGGCGCCGCCTGACGGGAACGCGCTCCCTCATGACCCAGCAATTCACCCCCAACGGAGACGCCGCCTTCATTGCCGCGGACGTCAGGGTGTCGATCTCCGGATGGAGGAACTCCAGCCGGCCACCAACCTCCGCGATCTGCTTCCGCACGTTCTCGATCTCGGCCGGAGTGAACGGCAAGTAGCGATCGCTCAGCTGGGGATCGGCCTCATAAACGAGGCCTCCCGCCTCCCGGTCCAAGTCGAACAGCATCCCGAGCCGAGCCGCGGGCAGAAGCCGCGCCAGCTCGACGAGATCCGACACGGCAAACGACGAGAACACGATGGCCTCCAGCGACAGCCTGGAGTGCGCCGGCACCTGCTTCGCCAGCAACTCCACCAGAGAGGGGCGGCCCGGCGCCTGCTTCGGGGCCCGCGTGCCCTTCACATCCTTGATCTCGATATTCAGCACGAAGTCGCCCAGCCCCCGCCGAGCGCGCCACTCGGCAATGAGGTCCATCACCTCGGTCAGCGTCGGAATCGCGCTCTGGCGGCCGCGCAGTCCCGTGCGGAGCTGCCTCACCTCCTCCAACCTCAACTCCCCCATGAACCGGGCGGAGGGCGGAGCCACCAGGACGTGCTCCCGGAGCGCATTGGAGTGAGTCACCACCAGCGCATCATCCAGGGTCCGCAGCACGTCGATCTCGACGAAGTCCGCGCCGTGCTCGAACGCCTGGGCGATGGACTCCAGCGTGTTCTCCGGCGGCTTGCTTCCCCGGGCCCTGGATCGAGGAGATGCCGCCCGCGCGAAGGCCGAGTCCGTACACCCCGAGCCACGGTGCCCACCGAGTCGTATCCGCTCCATCTGCACCCTCCTCTGGGGCGCCGCTCACTGCGCCAGCTGCCGGAGCGCCCACTGCGCGGCACTCCGTACCAGCTCGCTATCATCCTCGCTGAGCTTTTCCAGCAAGAGCCGGGCGTTCTCCTGCCTCGTGGCCCCGAGCGCATACACGGCATTGCGCCGCAGCCCATCGTATTGCGCCCGCGCGAGCGCTGTACCCGGGATGAACGTCGCGTACTGCTCCTGGGTGAGCCCCGCCAGTTCCATCACCCCCAGGCCCGCCACGGCTCGAGGCGCAAAGCGCGGATGCTCCGCGAACACCGGGCGCCGGTTGAGCGGGCACACGTCCTGGCAGATGTCGCAGCCGAAGACGAGGTTGTTCATCTCGACGCGGAAGGACTCGGGCACCTCGTGGTCCCGGTTCTCGATGGTCTGGTACGACAAGCATGCCCGCGCATTCACGCGCCCATTGCCCACGAGCGCGCCCGTGGGACACGACATCAGGCACTTGCGGCAGGAGCCACACCGGTCCGCCGCGGGCCCGTCCCCATATGCGTCCACCTCCGCGTCGAGAACCACTGTCGCCAGCAGCACCCACGAGCCGAAGCGCTCGGTGATGAAGCAGCCGTTCTTCCCCACGTAGCCCAGGCCCGCGCGCGCCGCCCACACCTTCTCCATCAGCGGGCCGCTGTCCACGCTCCCGTAGGTGCCAATCCCGGGGTACTCGCCCTGGACGGCCTTGCGGAACGCCTTCATCCGGTCGCGCAGCGTCGAGTGGTAGTCCCGCCCCCGTGCGTACCGGGCAATCGGCGAGCCCTCCGTCTCCGCATCGTCCCGGTAGTAGTTGTTGGCGAACACCACCACCGTCTTCGCTCCGGGCAGAAGCTGGGTGACGTCGAGCCGCTCGGCGGCTCGCTCCTTCATCCAGTCCATGTCCGCCGCGTAGCCCGCCGCGATCCACTCGGTGAGAGCCTCGGGCGGAATCGGCGCCGCGCGGGCGAAGCCCACGAGGTCAAAGCCGACGGCGTCGGACAGCTGGCGCAGGTGGGCGGTGGGGAGCAGTTTCACGGCGCTTCTCTTCTACCGCTCCTCACGGCCGAGCGGGCTATTTCCCGGGCTTCTCCGGTATCCACTTCACATCTGGGACACCCACCCGGTGGTTGGCAACACGGGCCATGACAAAAAGCAGATCCGAGAGCCGATTTAGGAAAACTCCCACGTCGTGGGAGACCTTCCCCTCGCGCAGCAGTGGGACGACACGCCGCTCCGCCCGCCGGCACACCGTCCTCGACAGGTGCAAAGCACTGGACGCCTGGCTGCCTCCCGGGAGGATGAAGTGTGTCATCGTCGGTAGCTCGGTCTCGAAGCCATCGATGGCCTTCTCCATCGCCTCCACCCACTCGGGCTTGATGTGGGGGATGTGCGCCGCGGCCTTGGTGCCTTGGGGTGTGGCGAGCACGGCCCCCACCGTGAACAACTGGTCCTGGAGTTGCTGCAGCAACCCGTCCAGATCCGCCGGCATGGAGAGGCTGCGCGCCAGGCCCAGGGTCGCGTTCAGCTCGTCCACCTCGCCGTACGCGTCCACCCTTTCGTCGTCTTTCGGAACACGGCCGCCGCCGAACAATCCCGTTTCCCCAGCGTCCCCTGTCTTCGTGTAGATCTTCATGAACTCGAACCTCTCATGAAACCCTACCTCGCGCTGCTCGAACACGTCCTGGCCCACGGCACGAAGAAGAGTGACCGGACCGGCACCGGCACCCTCAGCCTCTTCGGCCACCAGCTGCGGTTCGATCTCACCCAGGGCTTCCCTCTGGTGACGACGAAGAAGGTCCACCTGAAGTCCATCATCCACGAGCTGCTGTGGATGCTTCAGGGCGACACGAGCGTGCGCACGCTCCAGGCCCAGGGCGTCACCATCTGGGACGAGTGGGCCGACGCCGAAGGCAAGCTCGGTCCCGTGTACGGCCACCAGTGGCGCTCGTGGTCCGCGCCCAATGGCGAGCACATCGACCAGATGCGCATCCTGGTAGACGGACTGCGCAAGAACCCGGACTCGCGGCGCCACCTTGTCAGCGCATGGAACGTGGCGGACCTGCCCGCCATGAAGCTGCCGCCCTGCCACGTGCTCTTCCAGTTCTATGTGGCCGACGGGCGCCTGTCCTGCCAGCTCTACCAACGCAGCGCGGACATCTTCCTCGGACTGCCCTTCAACATCGCCTCGTACTCGCTGCTGACGATGATGGTGGCGCAGACCACGGGGCTCGTCCCGCACGAGTTCATCCACACCATCGGCGACGCCCACCTCTACCTCAACCACGTGGAGCAGGCCCGCACGCAGCTGGCGCGAGAGCCTCGTCCCCTGCCCCGGATGAAGCTCAACCCCGAGGTGAAGGACCTGTTCGCCTTCAAGTACGAGGACTTCACGCTTGAAGGCTACGATCCGCACCCCGCCATCAAGGCGTCCGTGGCCGTATGAGGCTGTCCGCCATCGTCGCCATGGCGTCCAACCGGGTGATTGGCGCCAACAACCAGCTGCCGTGGCGCCTGCCCGCGGACCTCGCGCGCTTCAAGAAGCTCACGATGGGGCACGCGCTCGTCATGGGCCGCAAGACGTACGAGTCCATCGGCCGCCCGCTGCCGGGCCGCACCATGATCGTCATCACTCGCCAGCGGGACTACGCGCCCGAGGGCGTGAAGGTGGCGCACTCGGTGGACGAGGCACTCGCGCTCGCCCCAGGGGATGACGAGATCTTCATCGCCGGCGGCGCGGAGCTCTACGCGCAGACCCTGAACCGGCTGGACCGGCTCTACCTCACCCGCATCGACCGCGACTTCCCAGGCGACACACGCTTCCCAGAGGTGGAGCTCTCCACTTGGAAGCTGCTCGAGCAGGAGCTGCACCCCGCCTCAGCCCCCGACGCCCTGCCCTACGCCTTCCTCACGTACGAGCGGCAGCGCAGCGCCTAGCTCACACCTCCACACACCCACCTCTCCACTCCAGGGAACACTGTCTTCCCTCTGAGAGAAGTTCCGTGGGTGAAGTGCTCAATGTAATTTTGACTTTGATTCTCAAAATTGAAGTACCCCATCTGACTTGGTAGAGAGCAGGGGTGAACACCACCCGTGCCTTCGCCCTGCTATCCCTGCTTGTCGCGCTGCCCTTCACCGCGAAGGCCGCTGATGAAAGTGCATCGTCGGAAGGGCGCACGTGGCACCGGCTGGTGGGCATCCTCCAGTACCTGCAGGCGGATTATCCGGCCGCCGTCGAGTCTCAGTCCGAGTTCGAGCTGGCGGAGCAGCGCAGCTTCATCGCCGAGGCGGTGACGGCGGCGCAGGAGATCGGCCCTGGCGCGGCGCCCTTCCTCTCGAAGCTCCGCGACGTGCAGGCACGGGTGGAGCACGGAAAGGATCCGGAGGGAGTCAGCCGGGACTGCGGCGCGCTGGTGGAGAACCTGGTGCTCGCGGGAGGCCTGGCTCGCAGCCCGCGCCACCCGCCGGATCTGGCGCGCGGGAAGCAGCTCTTCCAGGTGTCATGCGCCGCCTGCCATGGCCCCGAGGGCAAAGGTGACATGCCCATCGCCGCGACGATGGAGCCGAAGCCCGCCAACTTCCACGACGCGGAGGTCATGGCCGGGCTGATGCCGTACAAGGCCTTCAACACCATCAGCTTCGGCGTGCCGGGCACGGCGATGCCGGGCTTCCCGACGCTCTCGGAAGAGGAGCGCTGGTCGCTCGCGTTCTACCTCTTCACGCTGCGCCAGCCGCCGTGCGAGGGCACTCCGCCGACCGTCTCGCTGGAGCGGCTGGCCACGGCCACGGATCCGGAGATGGCCGCCGAGCACGGGGAGAAGAACCTCGCGTGCCTGCGGCGCAAGCTGCCGGACGAGAACGAGGAGCGCCTGCTGCTGACGGCTCGCACGCACGTGGAGGACGCGCTGCGCAAGGGCGCTTCGGGAGACAGCATGGGGGCGCGCAACGCGCTGCTGGAGGCGTACCTCAACGGCATGGAACCGGTCGAGGTGAAGCTGCGCGCCCGGAACCCGGAGCTGGTGGCGAAGCTGGAGAAGCGGTTCCTCGCGGCGCGGCTCGCGGCCGAGCGGGGCACCCCACAGCTCCAGGACGAGGGCCGTGAGCTGCTGAGCCTGCTGGACCAGGCGCGGCGGGGCAGCGGCACGTCGGCAGACATGGTTTCGGTGCTGTGGCTCACCCTCCTCATCCTGCTGCGCGAGGGCTTCGAGGCCACCATCATCGTCGCGGCGCTGCTGGCGGCGCTGAAGAAGATGAAGGCGATGGAGCAGGTGCGCGTGGTGCACGCGGGTTGGATGTCCGCGCTGGTGATGGGCACGGTGGCCTTCCTCTTTGGGCAGCGGCTGCTGGCGGGCGCCAACCGGGAGCTGCTCGAGGGCTTCGCGGCACTCGCGGCGGTGGGCATGCTGGTGTACGCGGCGCTGTGGCTCAACGCGCGCTCCAACATGAGCCGCTTCATGGGCGAGCTGCGCCAGAAGATGCAGGGCGCGCTGGGCAGCGGGAGCACGCTGGGCCTGTTCATGATCGCCTTCACCTCGGTGCTGCGTGAGAGCTTCGAGACGGCGGTGTTCCTCCAGGGCCTGGCGCTGGACTCGGCGACGGGCGTGGCCTGGGGCGTGCTGGCGGGCGCCGTGGCGATGGTGGTGCTGGTCGTCTTCGTGAACCGCGTGGGCTACCGGCTGCCGATGAAGACGCTCTTCAACGCGTCCACCGTGGTGCTGCTCGCGACGGCGGTGATGCTGCTGGGCAAGGGCCTGCACGCGCTGCAGGAGGTGGCCCTGCTGCCGCTGGCGCCCATCCCCTTCGTCACCGTGGACATGCTCGGCGTCTACCCGGATGCGGTCTCGCTGGTGCCGCAGCTGCTGCTGGCGCTCATACCGGTGGCCTATGTCGTCCTCCGTCGCATGCGCAACACCCGCTCGTCCTCGTCTTCCTCCGAGAGCGACGGCAACGCGGGCGCACCGCTCGCCTGAGCCCGCTGTTCACTCTTTGCGCAGTGCAAAGTTTGCGAACCGCCGCCCGCTAACGGCTGCACGGGCGCGTGACTCCTACACATTGTCGTTCCGCTGATTTACGCCGCCGAGGTGCAGGCCCGGAGTTTGCGACAGGCGAGGCATGGCAGGAGGTGCCCGCTTGCTTGCTCGCTCTTGGCGTCGCCGTGGTTTTACGCTCGTTGAAGTGATGACCGCAGTGGTCATCGTGCTCGTCCTGGCCGCCCTGGCAGGTCTCTCGGGCGTGTATGGGCTGGGCCGAGCCCGAATGAACACCGCCGTGTTCGACCTGGCGGCGCTGATCAGCCGCGGCCAGCTGCGAGCCATGAGCCGGGGTGCGCCGCACTACCTCTTCATCCACCAGACAGCGGATGGCCGTCTCCGTGTCCAGCTGATCGAGCGTCCGGACTCGCCAGCGCTCAGCCCAGCCCAGTGGGCGTCACTGGACCTGACGCAGGGGCCAGGCAAGGCGCTGGCATTCACGCGCACGCTGCCTGATGGCACCCAGGTGCAGTCTCACGCACTCGTGGCGGATCACCTGGTGCTAGGAGGCAGCACGGGGCCGGATACGGGTGGACTGGCCTTTCTGGATCTGGACTCGCAGCGCATCCAGCGGCCTCTGCCCGCGCCGTTCAGCGCCCTGGCGCTCAGCACGGCGGCCACGGCAACGGACGTAGACCGGCCCACAGCGGACCTGCTGGCCGGCTGCAACTTCTGCATCAACCCCAGCGGCAGCGAGCCCTACGGCGCGCTGCGCTTCAACCCCGACGGCACGCTGGAGGTGGTGACGGGCAGCGCACGCTCTGGCGCCGTCATCGCCTTCGCGCCCAACACCCAAGCAGAAGCGGACATCGTGCCGAAGCTGCTGGCTGTGTCCGCACCGGCCGGGGCCACCGTCATCTTCTAGGAGGAACCATGAGCCCCTCGCGCGTCTCACCTCGTGGCAGCACCCTCATCGAGGCAATGGCTGCCCTCGCCGTCTTCACCATCGGAATCATCGGCATCATGGACATGAACCTGCTGGCCAGTCAGCAGAACTCCCTGGCTCGCTCGCGCACCGTCGCCAGCAAGATTGCTCGCGACGTGGCGGACTCCTTCGAGCGCATTCCCTTCAACCACGCGATCCTCAGCGTCCCGACGGGCCTGCACCAAGACGACTCCGGCTTCGCCGACATGGACAACACGGATGGGCTGGTGAAGCTGGAGGACGCGATCGCACAGACCACGGAGCGCCCGCTGCTCGGTGCGGCGGACGCCATGTTCAGCGCTGAGGGCGACCGCTCCTTCTACCAGGTGGCCTGGCGCGTGCTGCCCGTGGCCAACCCGGATCGCTTCGGTCAGGTGGATCAGAAGCGGATCCTCATCATGGTGCGCTTCCCGTCGCCCGGCGGGGGCATGGTGCAGGTGAACACCTGGGCCATCCGCTACAACGTCGGGTTGATCACCGGTGACCCGAACACCGCCTTGGAGCTGTGAGCCATGCGCAAGTCCTTCCGCTCTCGTGGCTTCACGCTGTTGGAGCTGCTGGTGGGTGCCGCCATCGGCGCGGTGGTGATGGCGGGCATCAGCATGACGTTCATCTCGCAGGCCGAGCAGTACCAGACCCACGCCAGCCGCCGGGGCGTGCAGGCCAACGCGCGCCAGGCCCTGGCCTTCATGGGGCGCCACCTTCGCGCTGCGGGCTATGGCATCGACCCGGACCGGGCCATCCTGTCCTGGGACTCGTACGATGCGGCCACCCATCAGCAGGCACCGGGCTTCCCGGATGCCTTCGCGGTCCACTTCCGTGACGAGCTGTTCCGCCGCCGGGCGCAGTCCGTGGCGTCCCACCTCATCACCCTGCGGGCCAGTGAGCCCCTCAAGCCCGGCCAGGAGCTGCGCCGAGGGCAGATCCTGCTCGTCATCTGCGAGCGCGACCCGGGCTTCCCGGACCCGGCGGTGGACGAGAACCCGCCGCACGTGTTCGTCACCGTGGGTGACTACGTGGGGCCCGGCTCCACGGAGATCCCGCTGGACCAGAGCCCAGTATCCGCCGCGGATGACGGTCCCACCCAGCGCCCAGGCCGGCTTTTCCACGAGCAGGACACGCCTGGCTTCGCGCATCCGTGCTTCAGCCGGCAGCCGCCGCACGTGCTGAGGGTCCACCGCGCTGCCTTCTACGTGGCCATGTTCACCCATCCCACCACCGGCGAGCGCAAGCCCTACCTCATGATGCACCAGGGCTTGGACATGCCCTCGGCCAGCAACCCTCAGGGCGACGGCGTCATCGACGAGAATGACGCGGTGCCGGTGGCCGAAGGCATCGAGCAGCTTCAGGCGGCCTATATCCTGGACACCCACAACCAGGATCCCGACCGGACTCCGCTCATCCTGGGCGTCAACGGCCCGATGGGCCCCACTCACTTCGGTGAGAACTGGGAGCAGATTGACTTGGCCAACCTGCCCCATGGCTGGTTCTTCAACGTTGGCTTTGGCGCCGTGGATCCGTACGTCATGGCTGAGCGCCGCCTGAGAGATCACCCCGCCAACATCCGCCAGGTGCGCCTGAGCGTGGTCTCCCGCAGCGCCGTGCCCACGCCTCGGTTCGCGGGTGATGACCTGATGCGGAGGCACGATGGCACGCCGTATCCGGATGGAGCGCCGCTGCCCAACGGCACCGTGCCCTGGCGCCACCTGGAGAACCTGGAGCTGCCTCCCGCCGCGGACTTCACCCCGTCGGGCGGTGGCTTCTACCGGATGCTCCTGCGTGAATCGATCACCCCCAAGAATCTCCTGCTGAACCGGCAGTTCGCACCCATC includes:
- a CDS encoding cob(I)yrinic acid a,c-diamide adenosyltransferase, translated to MKIYTKTGDAGETGLFGGGRVPKDDERVDAYGEVDELNATLGLARSLSMPADLDGLLQQLQDQLFTVGAVLATPQGTKAAAHIPHIKPEWVEAMEKAIDGFETELPTMTHFILPGGSQASSALHLSRTVCRRAERRVVPLLREGKVSHDVGVFLNRLSDLLFVMARVANHRVGVPDVKWIPEKPGK
- a CDS encoding pilus assembly FimT family protein, producing the protein MAGGARLLARSWRRRGFTLVEVMTAVVIVLVLAALAGLSGVYGLGRARMNTAVFDLAALISRGQLRAMSRGAPHYLFIHQTADGRLRVQLIERPDSPALSPAQWASLDLTQGPGKALAFTRTLPDGTQVQSHALVADHLVLGGSTGPDTGGLAFLDLDSQRIQRPLPAPFSALALSTAATATDVDRPTADLLAGCNFCINPSGSEPYGALRFNPDGTLEVVTGSARSGAVIAFAPNTQAEADIVPKLLAVSAPAGATVIF
- a CDS encoding cytochrome c/FTR1 family iron permease, which produces MNTTRAFALLSLLVALPFTAKAADESASSEGRTWHRLVGILQYLQADYPAAVESQSEFELAEQRSFIAEAVTAAQEIGPGAAPFLSKLRDVQARVEHGKDPEGVSRDCGALVENLVLAGGLARSPRHPPDLARGKQLFQVSCAACHGPEGKGDMPIAATMEPKPANFHDAEVMAGLMPYKAFNTISFGVPGTAMPGFPTLSEEERWSLAFYLFTLRQPPCEGTPPTVSLERLATATDPEMAAEHGEKNLACLRRKLPDENEERLLLTARTHVEDALRKGASGDSMGARNALLEAYLNGMEPVEVKLRARNPELVAKLEKRFLAARLAAERGTPQLQDEGRELLSLLDQARRGSGTSADMVSVLWLTLLILLREGFEATIIVAALLAALKKMKAMEQVRVVHAGWMSALVMGTVAFLFGQRLLAGANRELLEGFAALAAVGMLVYAALWLNARSNMSRFMGELRQKMQGALGSGSTLGLFMIAFTSVLRESFETAVFLQGLALDSATGVAWGVLAGAVAMVVLVVFVNRVGYRLPMKTLFNASTVVLLATAVMLLGKGLHALQEVALLPLAPIPFVTVDMLGVYPDAVSLVPQLLLALIPVAYVVLRRMRNTRSSSSSSESDGNAGAPLA
- a CDS encoding type IV pilus modification PilV family protein — encoded protein: MSPSRVSPRGSTLIEAMAALAVFTIGIIGIMDMNLLASQQNSLARSRTVASKIARDVADSFERIPFNHAILSVPTGLHQDDSGFADMDNTDGLVKLEDAIAQTTERPLLGAADAMFSAEGDRSFYQVAWRVLPVANPDRFGQVDQKRILIMVRFPSPGGGMVQVNTWAIRYNVGLITGDPNTALEL
- a CDS encoding dihydrofolate reductase, with amino-acid sequence MRLSAIVAMASNRVIGANNQLPWRLPADLARFKKLTMGHALVMGRKTYESIGRPLPGRTMIVITRQRDYAPEGVKVAHSVDEALALAPGDDEIFIAGGAELYAQTLNRLDRLYLTRIDRDFPGDTRFPEVELSTWKLLEQELHPASAPDALPYAFLTYERQRSA
- a CDS encoding thymidylate synthase encodes the protein MKPYLALLEHVLAHGTKKSDRTGTGTLSLFGHQLRFDLTQGFPLVTTKKVHLKSIIHELLWMLQGDTSVRTLQAQGVTIWDEWADAEGKLGPVYGHQWRSWSAPNGEHIDQMRILVDGLRKNPDSRRHLVSAWNVADLPAMKLPPCHVLFQFYVADGRLSCQLYQRSADIFLGLPFNIASYSLLTMMVAQTTGLVPHEFIHTIGDAHLYLNHVEQARTQLAREPRPLPRMKLNPEVKDLFAFKYEDFTLEGYDPHPAIKASVAV